Proteins from a genomic interval of Desulfurobacterium sp. TC5-1:
- the gyrA gene encoding DNA gyrase subunit A, which produces MEQIIPIPIEEEMRQSYLDYAMSVIVGRALPDVRDGLKPVHRRILYSMYQLNLYPDKPYKKSARIVGECLGKFHPHGDSAVYDALVRMAQDFSMRYPLIDGQGNFGSIDGDSAAAMRYTEARLSKISMELLKDIEKDTVDFRPNFDESLTEPEVLPARFPNLLVNGSSGIAVGMATNIPPHNLTEVCQAIKYLVDHEDATADELLKFVKGPDFPTGAEIINPEAIKKIYQTGRGSVTLRAKHTIEELKKRTAIVITELPYQVNKASLIKHIAELVKEKKIEGIADIRDESDREGIRVVIELKRDATPEVVLNKLYKFTPIQTNFNFNMIALVNGQPKLLNLKTYLTEFIKFRREVILRRTAYELRKAEARLHILEGLRVALENIDRIVAIVKGAESPEVARNKLQKEFGLSEKQAKAILDMKLQRLTGLEREKIEEEYAKLKKDIEYYHFVIESDEEQKRLIKEDMDDIIRHYGDERKTKIVAKEAEIDIEAMIEDEEVVIFLTHKGFVKRVSASTYRTQGRSGTGIKGIKTREDDFVKEIITASSLDYLLVFTNRGRVYWLKAYEIPKSERATRGQSIRSLLQGLSGSENVSKIIPVKDFNENLALFFVTAKGYVKRTHLSDFSHPRSTGITAINMEPGDRLIYIGTVSEKDNVILISRKGRAIRFHVQDVRQMGRSARGVRGMLLDTDDDAVVAATIIHPDDRYLLVVTEKGYGKRVLISEFPIQRRGGKGVIAAKLNEKTGKIADAITLKDDENIVIVSKKGKVIKINAGSISIIGRHTRGVRVQRLSDDDSVVAVSKVEEEAEDA; this is translated from the coding sequence ATGGAACAGATTATTCCCATTCCCATAGAAGAGGAAATGAGGCAGTCTTACTTAGATTACGCAATGAGCGTAATCGTTGGAAGAGCACTGCCGGATGTAAGAGACGGCCTTAAACCTGTCCACCGCAGAATACTCTATTCAATGTACCAGCTCAATCTATATCCTGACAAACCGTACAAAAAAAGTGCAAGAATCGTCGGTGAATGTCTCGGTAAATTTCACCCTCACGGTGACAGCGCTGTCTATGATGCACTTGTAAGAATGGCACAGGACTTTTCTATGAGGTATCCCCTGATAGACGGTCAGGGGAATTTTGGCTCTATAGACGGCGACAGTGCCGCTGCAATGAGATACACGGAAGCAAGACTTTCAAAAATTTCAATGGAACTTCTCAAAGACATAGAGAAAGACACTGTTGATTTCAGACCAAACTTTGACGAAAGTTTAACAGAACCGGAAGTTCTGCCTGCAAGATTCCCAAACCTTTTAGTTAACGGCAGCTCGGGAATCGCTGTCGGTATGGCAACAAACATACCACCTCACAATCTAACAGAAGTGTGCCAGGCAATCAAATATCTTGTTGATCACGAAGACGCAACAGCTGATGAGCTTCTAAAATTTGTAAAAGGGCCGGACTTCCCAACAGGTGCTGAAATAATAAACCCTGAAGCAATTAAAAAGATCTACCAAACAGGTAGAGGAAGTGTTACACTAAGAGCAAAGCACACAATAGAAGAGCTCAAAAAGAGAACAGCTATTGTAATAACAGAGCTTCCATATCAGGTAAACAAAGCTTCACTGATAAAGCACATAGCAGAACTCGTAAAAGAGAAAAAAATAGAAGGAATTGCCGACATAAGAGATGAATCAGACAGAGAAGGAATACGCGTGGTAATTGAACTGAAAAGAGATGCAACTCCTGAAGTTGTTTTAAACAAACTTTATAAATTTACGCCTATTCAAACAAACTTTAACTTCAACATGATAGCTCTTGTCAACGGCCAACCTAAACTTCTCAACCTAAAAACCTATCTAACAGAATTTATAAAGTTCAGAAGAGAAGTTATACTGAGGCGCACCGCCTACGAACTTAGAAAAGCTGAAGCAAGACTCCACATACTGGAAGGATTAAGGGTAGCCCTTGAAAATATAGATAGGATCGTTGCTATCGTTAAAGGTGCAGAAAGTCCAGAAGTCGCGAGAAACAAACTTCAAAAAGAGTTTGGACTATCCGAAAAACAGGCAAAAGCGATATTAGACATGAAACTCCAGAGGCTTACAGGCCTTGAAAGGGAGAAAATAGAAGAAGAATACGCAAAACTCAAAAAGGATATTGAATACTACCATTTCGTAATAGAATCAGATGAAGAGCAAAAAAGACTAATAAAAGAAGACATGGACGACATTATCAGGCATTACGGCGACGAAAGAAAAACAAAAATTGTCGCAAAAGAGGCAGAAATTGATATAGAAGCAATGATAGAAGATGAAGAAGTTGTAATATTCCTCACCCATAAAGGATTCGTTAAAAGAGTATCTGCAAGCACCTACAGAACACAAGGGAGAAGTGGAACAGGTATAAAAGGAATAAAAACAAGGGAAGACGACTTTGTAAAAGAGATAATTACCGCCTCATCCCTTGACTATCTACTCGTATTTACAAACAGAGGAAGAGTTTACTGGCTGAAAGCATATGAAATACCAAAATCCGAAAGAGCTACAAGAGGACAGTCAATCAGAAGCCTTTTACAGGGACTTTCCGGAAGTGAAAATGTCTCAAAAATCATTCCTGTTAAAGATTTTAACGAAAATCTCGCTCTATTCTTCGTAACAGCAAAAGGATACGTGAAGAGGACGCACCTTTCAGACTTCTCCCATCCCCGCTCAACAGGCATAACAGCAATAAATATGGAACCTGGCGACAGATTGATATACATCGGAACAGTATCTGAAAAAGACAACGTGATACTTATCTCAAGGAAGGGAAGAGCTATAAGATTCCACGTTCAGGATGTCAGGCAGATGGGAAGGAGCGCAAGAGGCGTAAGAGGCATGCTACTTGACACAGATGATGACGCAGTGGTAGCGGCAACCATTATTCATCCGGATGACAGATACCTTCTCGTAGTAACAGAAAAGGGATACGGTAAAAGAGTCCTGATTTCTGAGTTCCCTATTCAGAGAAGGGGTGGAAAGGGCGTCATAGCGGCAAAACTTAACGAAAAAACGGGAAAAATAGCAGATGCAATAACATTAAAAGACGACGAAAACATCGTAATCGTTTCGAAGAAAGGCAAAGTGATAAAGATAAACGCAGGTAGCATAAGCATAATAGGAAGACACACAAGGGGCGTAAGGGTGCAGAGACTTTCCGACGACGACAGCGTAGTTGCGGTATCAAAGGTAGAGGAGGAAGCAGAAGATGCTTGA
- a CDS encoding diguanylate cyclase yields the protein MTGGEGVLVFASKYSKGEIKKLINSLNSYDFVCGMTTAGGINGANITSESVNSTFPLKDLEYMILEEENLSKESATKAAVKLKSFKPKVIIMLVSDLDGNVEEYLNQFGRIYPEAPLVGGLASNPKGFVNTYVFTKNKIISEGIVFLAIKGESIETFRDYAFGWKHLEKKFKITKAFKNRIYEIEDKPVIEFYRHYLGDMFLKNLEAVTLCFPLMVRRKGILVARACIRINEDESMSYTGNFREGEYAYFGVGGERKILLASRDLWWKMTKFSPDKIIIFSCLGRKTFLGRKTLIEISPFDSIGETTGGFVFGEIFGRKKPILLNHSLTAIGIKYKNEKRKGRNFKKFCPYHQKTENDIQHIIIEMLVHLANTVMKELEKKNREIKKLADIDCLTGIYNRRKVLEELEKEIMRTQRYGNPLSVIIFDIDFFKEVNDTYGHLMGDKILREIAQIIKKNIRRPDIFGRYGGEEFLIILPETDITGGVKFAEKIRKLIENHSFPIDRKITISLGVTEYRYGDTVDTILARADKALYSAKESGRNKVCKLT from the coding sequence ATGACCGGTGGAGAGGGAGTTCTCGTTTTTGCCAGTAAATATTCTAAGGGAGAAATAAAAAAACTCATAAACTCTCTAAATAGTTACGACTTTGTTTGTGGCATGACAACAGCCGGAGGGATAAACGGTGCAAACATAACTTCTGAATCTGTAAATTCCACCTTTCCACTAAAAGACTTAGAATACATGATATTGGAAGAGGAAAACTTATCTAAGGAATCCGCAACTAAAGCTGCTGTCAAGCTTAAGTCTTTTAAGCCAAAAGTCATTATTATGCTTGTAAGCGACTTAGATGGTAACGTAGAAGAGTACTTAAATCAGTTTGGCCGCATATATCCAGAAGCTCCCCTCGTCGGTGGTTTAGCTTCCAACCCGAAAGGATTCGTAAATACGTATGTATTCACAAAAAACAAGATAATCTCCGAAGGTATTGTATTCCTGGCTATAAAAGGTGAAAGTATAGAGACCTTCAGAGATTACGCTTTTGGCTGGAAGCACCTTGAAAAAAAATTCAAAATAACAAAGGCTTTCAAAAACAGAATTTACGAAATAGAGGATAAACCGGTTATTGAATTCTACCGCCACTACCTTGGTGATATGTTTCTGAAAAACCTTGAAGCCGTTACACTATGCTTTCCTTTAATGGTGAGGAGGAAAGGCATCCTCGTCGCCAGAGCCTGTATAAGAATAAACGAAGATGAATCAATGTCCTACACGGGAAACTTTAGAGAGGGAGAATACGCCTACTTTGGTGTTGGCGGTGAGAGAAAAATTCTCCTCGCTTCAAGGGATCTATGGTGGAAAATGACAAAATTTTCACCGGATAAAATCATTATTTTTTCCTGCCTTGGCAGGAAGACATTTTTAGGAAGAAAAACTCTTATAGAAATTTCCCCTTTTGACTCAATAGGTGAAACAACAGGTGGATTTGTTTTTGGTGAAATATTTGGAAGGAAAAAACCTATCTTACTAAATCATTCTCTAACAGCCATAGGCATAAAATACAAAAATGAAAAAAGAAAGGGAAGAAACTTTAAAAAATTCTGTCCATACCACCAGAAAACCGAAAACGATATCCAGCACATAATAATAGAGATGCTTGTCCATCTTGCTAACACCGTCATGAAAGAACTTGAGAAGAAAAACAGAGAAATTAAAAAATTGGCCGATATAGATTGTCTAACTGGTATATACAACAGACGAAAAGTATTAGAGGAACTTGAAAAAGAAATAATGAGAACGCAACGATATGGCAATCCTCTATCAGTAATCATTTTTGACATAGATTTCTTCAAAGAGGTAAACGATACCTATGGTCATCTCATGGGTGATAAAATTTTGAGAGAAATAGCGCAAATCATCAAGAAAAATATAAGAAGGCCAGATATTTTTGGCAGATATGGCGGTGAAGAATTCCTAATCATACTTCCTGAAACAGACATAACGGGCGGCGTGAAATTCGCCGAAAAGATAAGAAAACTTATAGAAAACCATTCATTCCCTATAGATAGAAAAATAACAATATCTCTTGGCGTAACAGAATACAGGTACGGAGATACCGTAGATACCATTCTTGCAAGAGCGGACAAAGCGCTATATTCAGCCAAAGAGTCGGGAAGAAACAAAGTGTGTAAATTAACTTAA
- a CDS encoding RluA family pseudouridine synthase, with product MEVKVTNEHNKKRLDVFLSNIADISRNQAKLLIEDGEVSINGKIIKKPSHKVKEGDIVSFEIPEPVPLNVEPENIPVEIVYEDKDVVVVNKPAGMVVHPAPGHYTGTLVNALLYHCKDLQGINGTIRPGIVHRIDKDTAGLLVVAKNDTAQNSLIEQFKKRSVGRFYRAFVHGTVKKDKERIVLPIGRDKFNRKKFSPNTTSPKEAITNYQVINRFEKLNFTDIRCKLETGRTHQIRVHMSYLGHPLLGDEIYGFKLSRIKDETLRKLIKEMNMHALCACYLAFDHPSTKKRMEFEIDLPEGMRKILDYAEKQR from the coding sequence ATGGAAGTAAAAGTCACAAATGAACACAATAAAAAGAGGCTCGATGTTTTTCTTTCCAATATCGCAGATATTTCACGAAACCAGGCAAAGCTTCTTATAGAAGACGGTGAAGTAAGCATAAACGGGAAGATTATTAAAAAACCGTCCCACAAAGTTAAAGAAGGTGATATTGTAAGTTTTGAAATACCGGAACCTGTACCTTTAAACGTAGAACCTGAAAACATACCCGTTGAAATCGTTTACGAAGATAAAGACGTTGTAGTTGTCAACAAACCAGCAGGAATGGTAGTTCACCCTGCGCCGGGACATTACACGGGAACTTTAGTAAACGCTCTACTATACCACTGTAAAGATCTTCAGGGAATAAACGGAACCATAAGGCCCGGCATCGTTCACAGAATAGACAAAGACACAGCAGGGCTTTTAGTAGTTGCAAAAAATGACACCGCTCAGAACAGCCTGATAGAGCAGTTCAAAAAAAGGAGCGTCGGAAGATTCTACAGAGCTTTTGTGCACGGAACAGTTAAAAAAGATAAAGAAAGAATCGTTCTGCCAATAGGAAGAGATAAATTTAACCGAAAGAAGTTCTCCCCAAATACAACCTCGCCAAAAGAGGCCATAACCAACTATCAGGTAATCAACAGATTTGAAAAACTCAACTTTACAGACATAAGGTGCAAGTTAGAAACAGGAAGAACTCACCAGATAAGAGTCCACATGTCCTACCTCGGACACCCGCTCCTTGGTGACGAAATTTACGGGTTTAAGCTATCAAGAATAAAAGACGAAACACTTAGAAAACTTATAAAAGAAATGAACATGCACGCTCTATGCGCCTGCTACCTTGCATTTGATCATCCATCAACTAAAAAAAGAATGGAGTTCGAAATTGATCTACCAGAAGGAATGAGAAAAATCCTTGACTATGCAGAAAAGCAAAGATAG
- the mutS gene encoding DNA mismatch repair protein MutS — protein MDRLNKKLTPALKQYFEIKEKYRDTLLLFRMGDFYELFFEDAKIAAKELEITLTSRGFGKSVEKVPMCGVPYHSVEPYIEKLVRKGYKVAICEQMEEPKPGKKVVKREVVRIVTPGTYFEDEKEDRFLMAIYPEGKNFGISWTELSTGDLFFTTTDKSGLFNIISKFKPKEVIVPEKLKTLFKEVKSLSPETFFQTKEEFYFKDEETIVTERKGEAKSLSALKKFIEETQIEFIPKLKRPKRYSEDSFMHIDPHTCRSLEIVESMNNGRKEYSLFGTLDKTLTGMGRRFLKFSLLHPLKEKEEIEARLDSVEELMNSFLVAESIGNILKNVYDIERLLSKITSGVASPKDLAALRRSIKNLPELKKYLLSMSSKLLKSLGKDLDTLEDIYCELERTIVENPPFSSREGGIIKRGVNKELDELKTILEEGEEIIKRIEERERKRTGIASLKIKFNNVFGYYIEVSKANLHLVPDDYMRRQTLVNAERFITPELKDFEEKILSAKEKVEKLEYTIFVNIRKFITQNAERIQHTAEIIGKIDFLLSLAKVAVERGYTKPEIDDGYNLKIEEGKHPVLEKFLEEDFIPNSINLSKEKFFAIVTGPNMGGKSVFLRQTALITLMAQIGSFVPAKKAKIGVVDRIFSRVGASDNLSRGLSTFMMEMVETANILHNATEKSLLILDEVGRGTSTYDGMSIARAVVEYITMKIGAKTLFATHYHELTELEKEISAIFNLHVSVKELNGKIVFTHKVLSGASEKSYGIHVAELAGLPEEVIERAREILLSVEKENQIKEDFDLPLFKISEKKTELTPPQQESEIIKELENIDISTTTPLDALMILARLKKMIKKV, from the coding sequence ATGGACAGACTGAACAAAAAACTCACCCCTGCCCTTAAACAGTACTTTGAAATAAAAGAAAAGTATAGAGATACACTACTCCTGTTCAGAATGGGTGACTTCTATGAACTCTTCTTTGAAGACGCCAAGATAGCTGCAAAAGAACTTGAAATAACACTAACATCCCGCGGTTTTGGAAAATCGGTTGAGAAAGTTCCTATGTGTGGCGTTCCCTATCATAGTGTTGAACCCTACATAGAAAAGTTAGTAAGAAAAGGGTACAAAGTCGCCATCTGCGAGCAGATGGAAGAACCAAAACCGGGCAAAAAGGTCGTAAAAAGAGAAGTCGTAAGGATTGTTACACCTGGAACATACTTTGAAGATGAGAAAGAAGACCGTTTTCTTATGGCAATTTATCCTGAAGGAAAGAACTTTGGCATCTCATGGACTGAACTTTCCACCGGAGACCTATTTTTCACAACAACAGATAAAAGTGGCCTTTTCAATATAATAAGCAAATTTAAACCTAAAGAAGTCATCGTCCCGGAAAAACTTAAAACGCTTTTCAAAGAGGTAAAAAGTTTATCACCTGAAACATTTTTCCAGACAAAAGAAGAGTTCTATTTTAAAGATGAAGAGACAATAGTTACAGAACGCAAAGGAGAAGCAAAAAGTCTTTCCGCACTTAAAAAATTTATAGAAGAAACACAAATTGAATTCATACCAAAGCTAAAACGACCAAAGAGATACTCCGAAGATTCATTTATGCACATTGACCCTCACACCTGCAGAAGTCTTGAAATTGTTGAATCAATGAACAACGGCAGAAAAGAGTACTCACTATTTGGGACCCTTGACAAAACACTAACAGGAATGGGAAGAAGATTCTTAAAATTCTCTCTGCTTCATCCTTTAAAAGAAAAAGAAGAAATAGAGGCAAGACTCGATAGCGTAGAAGAGCTAATGAACTCATTTCTCGTAGCTGAATCAATAGGCAATATCCTGAAAAATGTATATGACATAGAAAGATTGCTTTCCAAAATAACTTCCGGAGTCGCCTCACCAAAAGATTTAGCAGCCCTTCGCCGCTCTATTAAAAACCTTCCAGAACTGAAAAAATACCTCCTATCCATGTCATCAAAACTTTTAAAAAGCCTCGGAAAAGATTTAGATACATTAGAAGACATCTATTGCGAACTTGAAAGAACGATAGTGGAAAATCCACCTTTTTCATCCAGAGAAGGTGGAATAATAAAAAGAGGTGTCAATAAAGAGTTAGATGAATTAAAAACCATTCTTGAAGAAGGCGAAGAAATAATTAAAAGAATTGAGGAGCGGGAGAGGAAAAGAACGGGCATTGCAAGTCTGAAAATCAAATTCAACAACGTTTTTGGCTACTACATAGAGGTTTCAAAGGCAAATCTCCACCTTGTTCCTGACGACTACATGCGAAGGCAGACCCTTGTAAACGCTGAGCGATTTATAACACCTGAACTAAAAGATTTTGAAGAAAAAATCCTATCGGCAAAAGAGAAAGTAGAAAAACTGGAATATACAATATTTGTAAACATAAGAAAGTTCATAACCCAAAATGCAGAAAGAATTCAGCATACGGCAGAAATAATCGGCAAAATTGACTTTTTACTGTCTCTTGCAAAAGTGGCAGTTGAGAGAGGATATACAAAACCCGAGATAGACGATGGTTACAACCTGAAAATAGAGGAAGGGAAACACCCTGTTTTAGAAAAATTTTTAGAAGAAGACTTTATCCCGAATTCCATCAACCTTTCAAAGGAGAAATTCTTCGCAATTGTAACAGGACCAAACATGGGTGGTAAATCGGTATTTTTAAGACAGACCGCTCTTATAACACTAATGGCACAGATAGGATCATTTGTTCCAGCCAAAAAAGCAAAAATTGGAGTCGTAGATAGAATCTTTTCCCGCGTTGGTGCTTCAGACAACTTAAGCAGAGGACTTTCAACGTTCATGATGGAAATGGTGGAAACGGCAAACATCCTTCATAACGCCACAGAAAAAAGCCTTCTCATTTTAGATGAAGTTGGAAGGGGTACAAGCACATACGATGGAATGAGTATAGCAAGAGCTGTCGTTGAATACATAACTATGAAAATAGGAGCAAAAACCCTCTTTGCCACCCACTACCATGAACTTACAGAACTTGAAAAAGAGATAAGTGCTATTTTTAATCTTCACGTAAGCGTAAAAGAATTAAACGGAAAAATCGTATTTACTCACAAGGTTCTTTCAGGAGCTTCTGAAAAATCTTACGGTATTCATGTAGCAGAACTTGCAGGTTTACCGGAGGAAGTAATCGAAAGGGCAAGAGAAATTCTTCTCTCAGTTGAAAAAGAAAATCAAATAAAAGAAGATTTTGACCTTCCCTTATTTAAAATTTCAGAAAAAAAGACAGAACTTACTCCACCTCAACAGGAAAGTGAGATTATCAAAGAGCTTGAAAATATAGATATATCAACCACGACACCTCTTGATGCTCTTATGATACTTGCCAGACTAAAAAAGATGATAAAAAAGGTTTAA
- a CDS encoding [Fe-Fe] hydrogenase large subunit C-terminal domain-containing protein has translation MSLFGTKRITTFAPPKDARSGGGTYLPGELKGIIRINKDRCVACDTCRPHCPADAINGKLGEPHSIDVDRCIACGQCLVNCPFQAIEQMSQIDEVSAKLKDPNTVVVFAPAPAVRVALAEEFGGKTGELTVGRMYNAFKKLGNNVKIYDINLAADQTIWEEGVEFICKVLYHVVGLKEWKIDEEMAKALGIEPVTINLEWCEHHPLPHFTSCCPGWIRWMELYAPAVRPHVSGTKSPQQIFGPSAKTWAALDVWNVDPRNVYNVTIMPCTAKIFEASRPEFKAAYEYLKENGKIPEDTPPFPDVDAVLTTRDMAELLRRNGINPLEMPEKIENPEPTEIYTGGGTIFGTSGGVTEAALRMAYFVLSGERPPKWDIYPVRGYTTGIREAVIPIPVKLLGGKTFDLHVCVVNGNRNHLPTIIEEVLDGSSKYHWIEVMNCPGGCVDGGGQPVNGMGTGWIDGLFPIPKEVGNSI, from the coding sequence ATGTCTTTATTTGGAACGAAAAGAATAACAACCTTTGCTCCGCCCAAGGATGCAAGAAGTGGAGGTGGTACGTACCTTCCAGGTGAGCTTAAGGGTATCATCAGGATTAACAAAGACAGGTGTGTGGCGTGTGATACCTGCAGGCCTCACTGTCCGGCGGACGCCATCAATGGGAAACTTGGCGAGCCTCATTCAATCGATGTTGACCGCTGTATAGCCTGTGGTCAGTGCCTTGTTAACTGTCCATTTCAGGCTATTGAGCAGATGTCTCAAATTGACGAGGTTTCTGCCAAGTTAAAAGATCCAAACACAGTAGTTGTTTTTGCACCTGCCCCGGCGGTAAGAGTAGCTCTCGCAGAGGAATTTGGTGGAAAAACGGGAGAGCTTACCGTGGGCAGAATGTACAACGCCTTTAAGAAGCTTGGAAACAACGTGAAAATCTACGACATCAACCTTGCTGCTGATCAGACTATCTGGGAAGAGGGAGTGGAGTTTATCTGTAAAGTTCTCTATCATGTTGTTGGTCTGAAAGAATGGAAGATAGATGAGGAAATGGCAAAGGCTCTTGGAATTGAGCCTGTGACGATTAATCTCGAGTGGTGTGAGCACCATCCTCTTCCTCACTTTACAAGCTGCTGTCCTGGATGGATAAGATGGATGGAACTTTATGCTCCTGCCGTTCGTCCTCATGTTTCAGGTACAAAATCCCCACAGCAGATATTCGGTCCGTCGGCCAAAACGTGGGCTGCTCTTGATGTCTGGAATGTTGATCCAAGAAACGTTTATAACGTTACAATAATGCCGTGTACTGCAAAGATTTTTGAGGCTTCAAGACCGGAATTCAAGGCTGCTTACGAGTATCTTAAGGAAAACGGTAAGATTCCAGAGGATACACCGCCATTCCCTGACGTTGACGCTGTTCTTACGACAAGAGATATGGCTGAGCTTCTCAGGAGAAACGGTATTAATCCTCTTGAAATGCCTGAAAAAATTGAAAATCCTGAACCTACGGAGATTTATACAGGTGGTGGAACAATTTTTGGAACTTCAGGTGGAGTTACTGAAGCTGCTCTCCGTATGGCTTACTTTGTTCTTTCCGGTGAAAGGCCACCAAAATGGGATATCTATCCTGTTCGTGGTTACACAACAGGTATCAGAGAAGCGGTTATTCCAATTCCAGTTAAGCTTCTTGGTGGAAAGACGTTTGATCTTCATGTGTGTGTTGTTAACGGAAATAGGAACCATCTTCCGACAATAATAGAAGAGGTACTGGATGGAAGTTCCAAGTACCACTGGATAGAGGTTATGAACTGTCCTGGTGGATGTGTTGATGGTGGTGGACAGCCTGTTAACGGTATGGGAACAGGCTGGATTGATGGGCTTTTCCCAATTCCAAAAGAAGTTGGAAACAGTATTTAA